The nucleotide window ACATCCATTGCGTTTTGTCTCATTCTTTAGTCTGATTTCTTTCAGAGCGAAGACGTTGCCGTTATCAATCCTACTCTACTACATTGAAGGAGTCAGTGTTAAGTAATAGCAATCTAAGGTTGGTCTGTCACTCACAGAGCTCACAATGTAATGATATTGTGCCTCGGTTGATAAGAGAAGGGATCTGGATTGGAAGAGGAGAAATCTGGATTGATAAAATCTTAAGTGGTTGGCCAGTTTTTgatattttgatttttttaacattttttttaatcatttttgtGTGATTTACATAGGGCTCTTGCTCATTGCTTTGATAATTTACATTCATTGAACAAACTAGAGAGAACAAATTAGAAACCAGTATTTGTTGTGCATATCCACTTAATGTGTACACTGGGAATGATCTTCCCAGAAGGTAGATTTATCTTTCTTCTCCACACAGTTCATCTTTCCTCCAGATCGGCTGGTTCAATCGCCATGTGTGATCCAGAGGGACAAGGAGAGAACGCCCCTAACAGGCTGTCCAACAGAGATGCCATCCAGCTGCCCGACGAGCTCTCCCTGAGCGACTCAGACCCAGACGACACCTTCACGCCCTTCGGCCAGCGGGTGGAGGACCTGTCATCGTCTTCCGACGAGGATGAAGCCAGAGGTCATCGACAGCCAGGGGTCCCGCCGCCGACTCTGCCACCACCGCTGCCGCCGTCGGGCCGAGGCGAGAGTGTGTTCCAGCTGCGCGGCGGCAGCCTGGGATTCTCGGACCGCAGCCGCAGCATCTTCGAGAGCCTGGAGAGCGCCGTGAAGCTGACGTCGGCACAGCTCGGCGACGACAACGTCCTCAGCGGCACGTTCGCTCGCCCCGCGCCACCCTCACCCCCGCCACTCTCCCGCGGCGGCAGGAAGAGCGGAGGGTCGCCCGGCCGGGCGGCCCCCAAACAGCCGCCGCCTCCGCAGACCGCGCCGGTAGCGGCCAGCAAGGTGCCCGACTACCTGGCCCACCCTGAGCGCTGGACGCGCTACAGCCTGGAGGACGTGCCCGAGACCAGCGACCGGCGCAACAGCCAGGTGGCGCACCAACTCATCCAGGGCCTCCAGGACACGCGCCGGAGGAGCCAGGAGGACCGCGACGAGTCCTTCATGCCCTCCTTCAACCAGTCCCAGGGCTCTGGAGACCAGCACAAGATCCTCTTCTCCAAGCCCCGCCTGGGCtccagggaggagggggggaaggCTGGCCGCCAGAGGAAGGCCGGAGTGGGGCTGCTGCACCTAGACGAGGCccaggatgaggaggaaggcGCTAGGCCCGACAGGTCTCGTCACGGTCACCCGCGCAAGGAGGACCGGAAGAGGAAGTGGGCTCCCAATAAGGAGTGGGGGGACGAGGACGACCCCGAGGAGGAGCCGGAGAAACCAACCAGCGTCGCTTTCAGCATCAGCAGCAAGAAGGTGAACCGCAAGCACTTCCGCAAAATGGCCGAACAGCAGCctcaggaggaggaagaggaggattaaCACCTTCCTCCAGACGCCACATAAGTACCTAGCCCTAAACAGCATGAGACTTTAGCCAGTATGAAATCCCATCCAGTTTCCCAGGAGACAGAAAGTGTCTCCTAATGTTAAAGTTCGGCGCCTCTGTGTCATGTTTAGATTAGTGTAAGTGTGAGCACCAGTGTTACCGTCACACCCTCCCATTTGCCGTATTTATCAGTGTTTGTAATTGAATACCAAATGTCATGGAAAAAAAATCCCTAATCTCATCAAGTCATGCATTTAGGATAGTTGGACATTGACGTGAAACAAATTACTCATGGCCCCAAAAAACGTTTGTTACTATAACGCTGCCACCACATCAAGGCCAGTTATAGGCCCGTGTATTTGATACTGGAATACGACATATTCCAGTGTACTCGGTGTAACAGGTTTGCAGGCCTGCACAGAAGCACACTACCTTTCCATACTAGTACATACATGGGGAGAGTCACCCAGCGGGTTCCAGGTGCTCCACAGACCATGCTGATTTAGAGAAGTGTATTGTTAGTAAGGGTCAAGCATTGATGCTGTAGATGCCGTCATGCATGAAGTCTCCCGTTTCCCACCATTGTTTTTCACCCCTTGAACTTCCATGGCTGTGCACAGACAGTGTGGTGATGAACCGTGTGACAAAATAGTCCAGAAATGACGTCCTGACGAATGGTCTTATCTGTGAAGTGTTTGTATagagtgttttttgtttgttttttgttttgttttttgtcaggtTACATGGATACATCCCTGTAGAAGTTAAACTTAAAAGTGTTCATTTGTTTTGCATAAGATAACAGAAGCCTATGCACAGGCAATGGTGTGATAAGCTGTGTGGTACAATAGTGCATTCCTTGTAGACGTGTTTATTTGGTTTACATAGGAGACAACAGAACCCAGTGGGGAATGAACAGAGAACTGTGCTGATATTCaatgcaataaaatattttCCTCATCCAAAACCATGTTGTTTTAGCCTTTTGTGGTCATCCTTCCTTACCTCACCCTGTCTGTTACTTACTTGTCCATCAATTTGCAAACACTAAGTGATGTTGACACAGAGAGATGGCCTGTGTGCATGAGCCCCGTGCTGCATAGAGGCTTAAATGGATGCAAATAAGGCAGTAGGAATACGGCGCCTGTGGTTTGACCAGCTTATCGGTCATGCAGTATGGGAGAGGAAAAATGAGCCACTGAGTGTACTGTAGTTCTGTTAAACCTCCAAATGCTGCAGTAGGGTTTTATGGGTCAcatttggtaaaaaaaaaaaaaaaaaaggttttgtcTTAATACCATTAAAGTTTAAATATTTAGACTTCTTCGAATTAAGCAATGGAACCACTTCTTGGTTCCTGTTGTAATGGCACCCTGAACCAGGCCAAAAGTTATCATTTCATACTTTGAGGTGAGGATGTAAATTACATTCAGAAAAGGAAATTAATAATTAGGCTATTTGGAATGCTGCCCTTAATCTTACAGGAGGGCAAGGGTTGGGCCAAATGTGTTATGCAGTGAGAGCTGTGTGGTGGGGACGCACGGATGTTCATAGTGCATCTAGCCTACAATAAAATGTGTAATGTGATAAGCCGACAAGCATACGTCATTCAGCCCATGTAACGTCATGATGTCAAGTGAAAGAGTAGCTCTCATGGGGCTGTTATTGCTCCGAAGACCCTGTTTTACAATATAGGCTTACTGAAACTGAAGCTATTTTAATAAAGATGATAAAGAAACCCATCAGGAGTCAGGTGGCAACACCATGTTTCACGACTCCGCTTGGCCCTTGAATTCCTTACCGGGACAGTCTGGTGACATCACTGTTGATAACTGCCCCATACCTTTACCTGTGTGCCAGAGACGTCGCACCTGAATGCGGAAGTCTTCGTATACGAAGTAGGCGACCAGTTGAGctaatggattttttttaatttgggaGAAAATGATGAACTGAAACTATTGATAGGCTAGCCTGTTCCACATTTAAGCTGAACGGACAGAGCCGAAGTTTTGTGGTTATCAGAAGATGTTTTTCAGAGATCGAGAGGTAAGGACCAACTGCCTTCTGTTTCCTTTCATTCAGGGTATGCTATCAGGTGAGAAAACGAGTAGACTAAATCCACCGGTGCATTGAATCTAGACGGCAGGGCAGATGATCGGTTGTTACAGAGGTCGAAAAGGGTCGGCTTGGATCATCGTGCATGTTtgggctactgtagcctacagccAGCCAACGTGACGTTACATTCCAGAGTAGCCCATTATGAAGCGATGTCGGTCTTGTTTTCTCCTCCATCCATTCACCTTGCTGTGTCAAACATTcaagaaacaaaaaagaaagcATGCAGTAGGCTATCAGGTGTAGCATGGTTTATTGATCAGTTTGATAATTTCTCTTTCTGCCCAAAGTAAACAACCTGTGGAAGCCTGGGTCTATAATTTATCAGGTTGCATAGGTGTGActcaatgcataggctacaatacttaggcctataCTGATTAGCCTAATGATTTAGCCTACCTAGAGCCCATGAtaaaataatttttaaaaagtgtcaATGGACAGGTAGATGAGATAGCCTAGCCTTCTGAGAAATGTTCCCTAAaagtgactttgtttttgagaaATATTTTCTTGTGAGGCTATAGCCCTATATAATCAGGCAATTATACATTAGTCTGTGGTAGCCTATTCAAAGCGTCTAAGTCTAAGACGTAACCAAAAGGAGCCTACATGTTTTTCTTAGGTTCTTCCCTTATCTTCCAGCATCACATGCCCAGTATCAGATCAGTGGATTTCTTGCTAAATTcctaacacccacacacagtaggcctacaaatgctTGTTGTTTACCTGTAATCTCATGTCATTCCAAAAGTTAGAATTCAATATTTAGTGGATGTCAGACCATTGATGTGTGAAGATGATCTTTcagaaaagtagcctaaatgaAGCAGGTATACAATAACTGTGAAAGTGGTGTAGCTCAGCGTTAAGAAAGTTTCATATCTAGCCAAGGTTCCCTTTTCATCACATGATGAACCAGACTGTGTGTTGGTCTGTTGCAATAAAGGCAAAGCTATattttactttgtgtgtgtgtgtgtgtgtgtgtgtgtgtgtgtgtgtgtgtgtgtgcgtgtgtgtgtgtgtgtgtgtgtgctgtctggtTGAAATGGTAATGGTGGTTGCAAATCATGTGCTTGTTGGAAAACAATGGCTCTTGAGTCTTGAGAACATGAGGGTCTTGCCTTCGGTCTGTTTGGAatgccattgtgtgtgtatgtgtgtgagagagagagaggctggtaAATGTATGAGTATGTGATTTTATTAGAGACATTTCACACATGACCTCCTGTTGTTTACCACCAAATGgtagtcagtcacacacactgttgcattAGTTCTGAGTCATACTCTAACCTTGTGTCATCATGGGTTGGGAAGTCTCAAAAACACCAGAGGTGTTAACTAGTTTTTGCACTGACCTGGTCTCTGTTCTCATTACCTCACATCTGACGTAGTTGAGGAGGCAAGACTGGACAAACTAGTTTCTAAAAATTAATCTAAATTGGGATCTGGATCAATCAGCCATGGGTAGCCTACAGCACTCAGCCTACAGCACTCCTGCCAGCTGCCAATCCATCACTGCACTGCACCTCAGAAGATCTAAAGTAGAACTTAGAAGTAGAACAGAttcagaacacacagaacatgcATAACCTCCCatacccccttacacacacacaccacacaaaacatgcataaccaccccttacacacacacacacaaccacagtagcacacactcacacagacacacacacacacaccatagacaGGTATGCTCATGCCCTGCCACACCACTTTCTCTTGGTCGTGTCTGATCTTGTTATTGGAGCAGGGTGAGTGCTGTAGTAGACAGACCAGGACCCTCACACCACTTTAGTGTTTCCCACGGAATGTCATTATATTTGTGCTGGTAGGTGACGTAGGAAAGtcaacaaatttgcgcagcgtGGTGGTGCTAACTGGAATCCCGATGTAATcacaatttagccagtcatCTTCTATGCTAACAATCCTTGCACGATTGTTATACATGTCTTTAAACGTGCATGCAGAGAAGAGGGACAGGTTCattgggagagatagagagagactgagagacaaggaaaaggtgcacatagctctacaattAAGGATTTCATCTAATTTAAATGGTAGGGCTGTCGATATAtcgaaaccgaaatcgcgacattcATATCCACATACTGTGTCgcagtgtgaaaaggcagaatcgtGACACACCCTACacagtgctttgcagcttacgcggccgcaaaagcaacccacgtctcccgctttacttatcggtagcctacgttttccaaaaacaaacaaacaaataaataaataataattccatacctctccttgctttcattgtagactatgtgtgcaactttaccaaaaagtaaaccccctctccttggcccactctctctcttgcgctccctccctttcctgctcaatgaacacgcgcgacttaaataaaacattcacaatcgtgaaagcaaggaagcatagaagacgactagctaaattactattaaatccacttagcatcattagcatgctgcacatatttgtttaaaactcttgcattgaagttgactgatcatctcaataccaacgtttcccaaaagggcctgtcccaag belongs to Alosa sapidissima isolate fAloSap1 chromosome 20, fAloSap1.pri, whole genome shotgun sequence and includes:
- the tssc4 gene encoding protein TSSC4 isoform X2, which codes for MCDPEGQGENAPNRLSNRDAIQLPDELSLSDSDPDDTFTPFGQRVEDLSSSSDEDEARGHRQPGVPPPTLPPPLPPSGRGESVFQLRGGSLGFSDRSRSIFESLESAVKLTSAQLGDDNVLSGTFARPAPPSPPPLSRGGRKSGGSPGRAAPKQPPPPQTAPVAASKVPDYLAHPERWTRYSLEDVPETSDRRNSQVAHQLIQGLQDTRRRSQEDRDESFMPSFNQSQGSGDQHKILFSKPRLGSREEGGKAGRQRKAGVGLLHLDEAQDEEEGARPDRSRHGHPRKEDRKRKWAPNKEWGDEDDPEEEPEKPTSVAFSISSKKVNRKHFRKMAEQQPQEEEEED
- the tssc4 gene encoding protein TSSC4 isoform X1 encodes the protein MCTLGMIFPEGRFIFLLHTVHLSSRSAGSIAMCDPEGQGENAPNRLSNRDAIQLPDELSLSDSDPDDTFTPFGQRVEDLSSSSDEDEARGHRQPGVPPPTLPPPLPPSGRGESVFQLRGGSLGFSDRSRSIFESLESAVKLTSAQLGDDNVLSGTFARPAPPSPPPLSRGGRKSGGSPGRAAPKQPPPPQTAPVAASKVPDYLAHPERWTRYSLEDVPETSDRRNSQVAHQLIQGLQDTRRRSQEDRDESFMPSFNQSQGSGDQHKILFSKPRLGSREEGGKAGRQRKAGVGLLHLDEAQDEEEGARPDRSRHGHPRKEDRKRKWAPNKEWGDEDDPEEEPEKPTSVAFSISSKKVNRKHFRKMAEQQPQEEEEED